The Streptomyces laurentii genome contains a region encoding:
- a CDS encoding hypothetical protein (Hypothetical protein XNR_2761 [Streptomyces albus J1074];~identified by MetaGeneAnnotator; putative), protein MSDATLHSITQDPDDFAVQIADSIESFIVATAEVAKGDEPDSAVPFLLLELSQLLLAGGRLGAHADIVPEERYEPDTGPDLDVDELRERFARMLDPVDVFSEVFDPYEPRTAPVPARISDNLADIVTDLRHGLAHYRAGRTTEALWWWQFSYFSNWGPTASATLRALQSLVAHVRLDQPLADLAGLDTDEGLADEALAEEAGRVMIEEIAGPLGLGRGDLTPAPEADVQS, encoded by the coding sequence ATGTCTGACGCCACGCTGCACTCCATCACACAGGACCCCGACGACTTCGCGGTGCAGATCGCGGACTCGATCGAGAGCTTCATCGTCGCCACGGCCGAGGTCGCCAAGGGCGACGAGCCGGACAGCGCGGTGCCCTTCCTGCTCCTGGAGCTCTCCCAGCTGCTGCTGGCCGGCGGGCGGCTCGGCGCGCACGCCGACATCGTCCCGGAGGAGCGCTACGAGCCGGACACGGGGCCCGATCTGGACGTGGACGAGCTGCGCGAGCGGTTCGCCCGGATGCTGGACCCGGTGGACGTGTTCTCGGAGGTCTTCGACCCGTACGAGCCGCGCACGGCGCCCGTCCCGGCCCGGATCTCCGACAACCTCGCCGACATCGTCACCGACCTGCGGCACGGGCTCGCCCACTACCGGGCGGGGCGGACCACCGAGGCGCTGTGGTGGTGGCAGTTCTCGTACTTCTCGAACTGGGGCCCCACCGCCTCCGCCACCCTGCGCGCCCTCCAGTCGCTCGTCGCGCACGTCCGCCTCGACCAGCCGCTCGCGGACCTGGCCGGGCTGGACACGGACGAGGGGCTCGCGGACGAGGCCCTGGCCGAGGAGGCCGGGCGCGTGATGATCGAGGAGATCGCCGGGCCACTGGGGCTGGGACGCGGCGACCTGACGCCCGCGCCGGAGGCGGACGTCCAGAGCTGA
- a CDS encoding aspartokinase (AAK_AKii-LysC-BS: Amino Acid Kinase Superfamily (AAK), AKii; this CD includes the N-terminal catalytic aspartokinase (AK) domain of the lysine-sensitive aspartokinase isoenzyme AKII of Bacillus subtilis 168, and the lysine plus threonine-sensitive...; cd04261;~ACT domains of the lysine-sensitive aspartokinase isoenzyme AKII of Bacillus subtilis (BS) strain 168 and related proteins; cd04913;~ACT domains of the lysine-sensitive, aspartokinase (AK) isoenzyme AKII of Bacillus subtilis (BS) strain 168 and related domains; cd04936;~Aspartokinase [Streptomyces venezuelae ATCC10712];~aspartate kinase; Reviewed;~identified by MetaGeneAnnotator; putative;~putative Mg ion binding site [ion binding];~putative allosteric regulatory residue;~putative allosteric regulatory site;~putative aspartate binding site [chemical binding];~putative catalytic residues [active];~putative nucleotide binding site [chemical binding]), which translates to MGLVVQKYGGSSVADAEGIKRVAKRIVEAKKNGHQVVVVVSAMGDTTDELIDLAAQVSPMPAGREFDMLLTAGERISMALLAMAIKNLGHEAQSFTGSQAGVITDSVHNKARIIDVTPGRIRTALDEGNIAIVAGFQGVSADKKDITTLGRGGSDTTAVALAAALDAEVCEIYTDVDGVFTADPRVVKKAKKIEWISFEDMLELAASGSKVLLHRCVEYARRYNIPIHVRSSFSGLQGTWVSNERPVEQGAQKVEQAIISGVAHDTSEAKITVVGVPDKPGEAAAIFRAIADAGINIDMIVQNVSAAATGLTDISFTLPKAEGRKAIDALEKGRGTIGFDSLRYDDQIGKISLVGAGMKTNPGVTADFFRALSDSGVNIELISTSEIRISVVTRADDVNEAVRAVHTAFGLDSDSDEAVVYGGTGR; encoded by the coding sequence GTGGGCCTTGTCGTGCAGAAGTACGGAGGCTCCTCCGTTGCCGATGCCGAAGGCATCAAGCGCGTCGCCAAGCGAATCGTGGAAGCCAAGAAGAACGGCCACCAAGTGGTCGTCGTGGTCTCCGCGATGGGCGACACGACGGACGAGCTGATCGATCTCGCCGCGCAGGTATCCCCGATGCCGGCCGGCCGCGAGTTCGACATGCTGCTGACCGCCGGAGAGCGGATCTCCATGGCCCTGCTGGCCATGGCGATCAAAAACCTGGGCCACGAGGCCCAGTCGTTCACTGGCAGTCAAGCGGGTGTCATCACCGACTCGGTCCACAACAAAGCGCGCATCATCGATGTCACGCCGGGCCGCATCCGTACCGCCCTCGACGAGGGCAACATCGCCATCGTCGCCGGCTTCCAGGGCGTGTCCGCCGACAAGAAGGACATCACCACCCTGGGCCGCGGCGGCTCCGACACGACCGCCGTCGCCCTGGCTGCCGCGCTGGACGCCGAGGTCTGCGAGATCTACACGGACGTCGACGGCGTCTTCACCGCCGACCCCCGCGTGGTGAAGAAGGCGAAGAAGATCGAGTGGATCTCCTTCGAGGACATGCTGGAGCTCGCCGCCTCCGGCTCCAAGGTGCTGCTGCACCGCTGCGTCGAGTACGCGCGCCGCTACAACATCCCGATCCACGTCCGGTCGTCCTTCTCGGGCCTCCAGGGCACCTGGGTCAGCAACGAACGCCCTGTCGAACAAGGAGCCCAGAAGGTGGAGCAGGCCATCATCTCCGGTGTCGCCCACGACACCTCCGAGGCGAAGATCACGGTCGTCGGCGTGCCCGACAAGCCGGGTGAGGCCGCGGCCATCTTCCGCGCCATCGCGGACGCCGGGATCAACATCGACATGATCGTGCAGAACGTGTCCGCCGCGGCCACCGGCCTCACGGACATCTCCTTCACGCTCCCCAAGGCCGAGGGCCGCAAGGCCATCGACGCCCTGGAGAAGGGGCGCGGCACGATCGGCTTCGACTCGCTGCGCTACGACGACCAGATCGGCAAGATCTCGCTCGTCGGCGCCGGCATGAAGACCAACCCCGGCGTCACCGCGGACTTCTTCCGCGCGCTGTCCGACTCGGGCGTCAACATCGAGCTGATCTCCACCTCCGAGATCCGCATCTCGGTCGTGACCCGCGCCGACGACGTGAACGAGGCCGTCCGCGCCGTCCACACCGCCTTCGGTCTGGACAGCGACTCGGACGAGGCCGTCGTCTACGGCGGCACCGGCCGCTAG
- a CDS encoding cytochrome oxidase biogenesis protein surf1 (Cytochrome oxidase biogenesis protein Surf1 [Streptomyces venezuelae ATCC10712];~SURF1 superfamily. Surf1/Shy1 has been implicated in the posttranslational steps of the biogenesis of the mitochondrially-encoded Cox1 subunit of cytochrome c oxidase (complex IV). Cytochrome c oxidase (complex IV), the terminal electron-transferring...; cd06662;~identified by MetaGeneAnnotator; putative), translating to MYQFLRTPRWWGINVFVLLAIPFCVFMGMWQLGRFEDKVASHQQAEQRADRPAPRAEPLDSLLPVDTETSGRIARASGRYEQQFLVPDRELDGRTGAYVLTLLKTDGGRALPVVRGWLPAGAKAPAPPSGEVTVDGALQVSESPGSKGVRTAGGLPEGQLGMISAAALVNVVTDDVYDAWITLTDSPAGLTPVPATAPEGTSLDLKAFQNLGYTAEWFVFAGFVVFMWFRLLRREREASRDAALGL from the coding sequence GTGTACCAGTTCCTGAGAACGCCCCGCTGGTGGGGGATCAACGTCTTCGTCCTCCTCGCCATCCCGTTCTGCGTGTTCATGGGGATGTGGCAGCTGGGCAGATTCGAGGACAAGGTCGCCTCCCATCAGCAGGCCGAGCAGCGGGCCGACCGGCCGGCCCCACGGGCCGAGCCGCTGGACTCGCTGCTGCCCGTGGACACCGAGACCTCGGGCCGGATCGCGCGGGCCAGCGGGCGGTACGAGCAGCAGTTCCTGGTCCCCGACCGGGAGCTGGACGGCCGCACCGGCGCGTACGTCCTCACCCTGCTGAAGACCGACGGCGGCCGCGCGCTGCCGGTGGTCCGGGGCTGGCTGCCGGCCGGTGCGAAGGCGCCGGCCCCGCCGTCCGGCGAGGTCACCGTCGACGGCGCGCTGCAGGTCTCCGAGAGCCCGGGTTCCAAGGGCGTCCGGACCGCCGGCGGGCTGCCCGAGGGGCAGCTCGGCATGATCAGCGCCGCCGCGCTCGTCAACGTGGTCACGGACGACGTGTACGACGCCTGGATCACCCTGACCGACTCCCCCGCCGGGCTCACCCCGGTGCCGGCGACGGCGCCGGAGGGCACCAGCCTCGACCTGAAGGCGTTCCAGAACCTGGGCTACACCGCCGAGTGGTTCGTGTTCGCCGGCTTCGTGGTCTTCATGTGGTTCCGGCTGCTGCGCCGCGAGCGGGAGGCCTCCCGGGACGCGGCCCTCGGGCTGTAG
- a CDS encoding RNA polymerase ECF-subfamily sigma factor (RNA polymerase ECF-subfamily sigma factor [Streptomyces albus J1074];~RNA polymerase sigma-70 factor, sigma-E family; TIGR02983;~Sigma-70 region 2; pfam04542;~Sigma70, region (SR) 4 refers to the most C-terminal of four conserved domains foundin Escherichia coli (Ec) sigma70, the main housekeeping sigma, and related sigma-factors (SFs). A SF isa dissociable subunit of RNA polymerase, it directs bacterial or...; cl17257;~identified by MetaGeneAnnotator; putative), protein MAAFIPLHGTGVRSLGRARPAGGMPVIAPVPIRTRQARESRSSRPPAVNGIPTPREGADDAMAAGTTVDHLTETYRAHYRSLLGLAALLLDDTASCEDVVQEAFIRVHSARNRVRDPEKTLAYLRQTVVNLSRSALRRRILGLKLLSKPMPDMASAEEGAYDQLERDALIKAMRGLQRRQREVLVLRYFADMTEAQVAETLGISLGSVKAYGSRGIAALRVAMEATS, encoded by the coding sequence ATGGCGGCGTTCATCCCGCTGCACGGCACGGGGGTGCGATCGCTCGGGCGGGCGCGCCCGGCCGGCGGCATGCCGGTGATCGCGCCCGTGCCCATCCGAACCCGGCAGGCCCGGGAATCCCGGTCGTCACGGCCCCCGGCCGTGAACGGCATCCCGACGCCCCGCGAGGGCGCTGACGACGCGATGGCTGCCGGTACGACGGTCGACCACCTCACGGAGACCTACCGCGCGCACTACCGTTCCCTGCTCGGTCTCGCGGCGCTGCTCCTCGACGACACCGCTTCCTGCGAGGACGTCGTGCAGGAGGCGTTCATCCGGGTGCACTCCGCGCGCAACCGGGTGCGGGACCCCGAGAAGACTCTGGCCTATCTGCGGCAGACGGTCGTCAATCTGTCGCGGTCGGCGCTGCGCCGCCGCATCCTCGGGCTCAAGCTGCTCTCGAAGCCGATGCCCGACATGGCGAGCGCCGAGGAGGGCGCGTACGACCAGCTGGAGCGCGACGCGCTGATCAAGGCGATGCGCGGACTCCAGCGACGCCAGCGTGAAGTCCTCGTCCTGCGATACTTCGCCGACATGACGGAGGCACAGGTCGCGGAGACCCTCGGCATCTCGCTCGGGTCGGTCAAGGCGTACGGTTCGCGGGGCATCGCGGCGCTGCGTGTCGCGATGGAGGCCACCTCATGA
- a CDS encoding recombination protein recR (RecR protein; pfam02132;~TOPRIM_recR: topoisomerase-primase (TOPRIM) nucleotidyltransferase/hydrolase domain of the type foundin Escherichia coli RecR. RecR participates in the RecFOR pathway of homologous recombinational repair in prokaryotes. This pathway provides a...; cd01025;~endonuclease III; includes endonuclease III (DNA-(apurinic or apyrimidinic site) lyase), alkylbase DNA glycosidases (Alka-family) and other DNA glycosidases; cl14786;~identified by MetaGeneAnnotator; putative;~putative active site [active];~putative metal-binding site [ion binding];~recombination protein RecR [Amycolatopsis mediterranei U32];~recombination protein RecR; Reviewed; PRK00076;~tetramer interface [polypeptide binding]): MYEGVVQDLIDELGRLPGVGPKSAQRIAFHILQAEPTDVRRLAQALLEVKEKVRFCAVCGNVAQQEQCNICRDPRRDLAVICVVEEPKDVVAIERTREFRGRYHVLGGAISPIEGVGPDDLRIRELLTRLADGTVTELILATDPNLEGEATATYLARMIKPMGLKVTRLASGLPVGGDLEYADEVTLGRAFEGRRLLDV, encoded by the coding sequence GTGTACGAAGGCGTGGTTCAGGACCTCATCGACGAACTGGGCAGACTGCCCGGCGTCGGTCCCAAGAGCGCCCAGCGCATCGCCTTCCACATCCTCCAGGCCGAGCCGACCGACGTGCGGCGGCTCGCGCAGGCGTTGCTGGAGGTCAAGGAGAAGGTCCGGTTCTGCGCGGTCTGCGGCAACGTGGCGCAGCAGGAGCAGTGCAACATCTGCCGTGACCCGCGCCGGGACCTGGCCGTGATCTGCGTCGTCGAGGAACCGAAGGACGTCGTGGCGATCGAGCGGACCCGCGAGTTCCGCGGCCGCTACCACGTGCTCGGCGGCGCGATCAGCCCGATCGAGGGCGTCGGCCCCGACGACCTGCGGATCCGCGAGCTGCTCACGCGCCTCGCGGACGGCACCGTCACCGAGCTGATCCTGGCCACCGACCCCAACCTGGAGGGCGAGGCCACGGCGACGTACCTGGCGCGGATGATCAAGCCCATGGGGCTGAAGGTCACGCGCCTCGCGAGCGGTCTGCCGGTCGGCGGCGACCTGGAGTACGCCGACGAAGTCACCCTCGGGCGTGCCTTCGAGGGGCGGCGCCTGCTAGATGTATGA
- a CDS encoding hypothetical protein (identified by MetaGeneAnnotator; putative;~sequence version:1): MSGHGRLDGGVGTGGADGPEEYEEHEHAAAPLKRARHGADDRHDEQDRRDQHHRQDQQDQQDQQDQQDLWDRQDQSNGHDPRGQHSDRDDVSGHGMVNEAPEDGLPDELALRRLLQGAVSGLEPAPGVLDHLRQAVPARRARKRQAIVGLAAAVVLVGTAVPALVHVASSGGLSASDQAVNAGHGEQAQGGTGSETGVEGGSKQPGAGPGAGASAPPDGGTKGGGEPDTPADGKTGGAGAAASPSPPPDGVAGCQAAQLGVTSARADAPDAAGKVYGSFRIANVSGRECVVEGAGTVDFQARGAADKKKIAVVEHISGDAAGGLPDPSTESPKLLLPPDNAYEVRFAWVPSDTCVPSPGGAGGVPATPSPTPTTDSGASTGGDAGGATGTSGQVPSDGGSAPQLGTVDGAPADGSVAVSHTADPGGPVAETTIPNACAGTIYRTGVIGSS; encoded by the coding sequence ATGAGCGGGCACGGCCGCCTGGACGGCGGCGTCGGCACCGGCGGTGCCGACGGGCCGGAGGAGTACGAGGAACACGAGCACGCCGCCGCGCCCTTGAAGCGTGCGCGGCACGGCGCGGACGACCGACACGACGAGCAGGACCGGCGAGATCAGCACCACCGGCAAGACCAGCAAGACCAGCAAGACCAGCAAGACCAGCAAGACCTGTGGGACCGGCAGGACCAGTCGAACGGGCACGACCCGCGCGGCCAGCACAGTGACCGGGACGACGTGAGTGGACACGGGATGGTGAACGAAGCACCGGAGGACGGCCTGCCCGACGAGTTGGCGCTGCGGCGGCTGCTCCAGGGCGCGGTGTCCGGTCTCGAACCCGCTCCGGGGGTCCTCGACCACCTGCGCCAGGCGGTCCCCGCCCGCAGAGCCCGTAAGCGGCAGGCCATCGTCGGCCTGGCCGCCGCGGTCGTCCTCGTGGGCACCGCCGTACCCGCCCTGGTGCACGTCGCCTCGTCGGGCGGCCTCAGCGCCTCCGACCAGGCGGTCAACGCGGGACACGGCGAGCAGGCCCAGGGCGGCACCGGCAGCGAGACCGGCGTCGAGGGCGGCAGCAAGCAGCCCGGCGCCGGCCCCGGCGCCGGGGCGAGCGCGCCGCCCGACGGCGGCACCAAGGGCGGCGGCGAGCCCGACACCCCGGCGGACGGCAAGACCGGCGGCGCCGGCGCCGCGGCCAGCCCCTCCCCGCCCCCGGACGGCGTGGCGGGCTGCCAGGCCGCCCAGCTCGGCGTCACCTCGGCCCGGGCCGACGCGCCCGACGCGGCCGGGAAGGTCTACGGCAGCTTCCGTATCGCCAACGTCTCCGGCCGCGAGTGCGTGGTCGAGGGCGCGGGCACGGTCGACTTCCAGGCGCGGGGCGCGGCCGACAAGAAGAAGATCGCCGTCGTGGAGCACATCTCGGGAGACGCGGCCGGCGGGCTGCCCGACCCCTCCACGGAGTCGCCGAAGCTGCTGCTGCCCCCGGACAACGCGTACGAGGTGCGGTTCGCCTGGGTGCCCAGCGACACCTGTGTCCCGAGCCCCGGCGGCGCCGGCGGTGTCCCGGCGACCCCGTCCCCGACCCCGACCACCGACAGCGGCGCGTCGACGGGCGGCGATGCCGGCGGTGCCACGGGTACGAGCGGACAGGTCCCGTCCGACGGCGGGTCCGCGCCCCAGCTCGGCACGGTCGACGGCGCCCCGGCGGACGGCAGCGTCGCGGTGTCGCACACGGCGGACCCGGGCGGCCCGGTCGCCGAGACCACCATCCCCAACGCCTGTGCGGGCACCATCTACCGGACCGGAGTCATCGGCTCCTCCTGA
- a CDS encoding peptidase (Alpha/beta hydrolase family; pfam12697;~Esterases and lipases (includes fungal lipases, cholinesterases, etc.) These enzymes act on carboxylic esters (EC: 3.1.1.-). The catalytic apparatus involves three residues (catalytic triad): a serine, a glutamate or aspartate and a histidine.These...; cl12031;~Periplasmic component of the Tol biopolymer transport system [Intracellular trafficking and secretion]; COG0823;~identified by MetaGeneAnnotator; putative;~peptidase [Streptomyces sp. Mg1]), with protein sequence MTESTQSTDATDSSTSNKDFAEAPAWEQRFRAPRVSLPEWAEDAPDRSLFVSNATGTFELYAWDRATGGQRQVTDRPNGTTDGTLSPDGTAIWWFADSDGDEFGVWMRQPFEGGADEPAVPGLDASYSAGLALGRDGTVVVGRSTDEDGSTVHLLRPGAEAPVEIYRHRESAGVGDLSRDGSLIAIEHTEHGDAMHSAIRVVRADSVSDGTSGGDSGGDSGGDSGGVPVVAELDDTKGGTEELGLSVLGFAPRAGDTRLLVGHQRRGRWEPMLWDVATGTETDLRLDLPGDVSAEWYPDGSGLLIEHGYEARTELWRYDIATGALVRVETPAGTVSDATARPDGTVEYLWSSAAVPPVVRSTDGSVVLDPPGPKAPASIAVEDVWVDGPGGRVHALVQRPAAGEGPFPTVFEVHGGPTWHDSDAFASAPAAWLDHGYAVVRVNYRGSTGYGREWTDALKHRVGLIELEDIAAVREWAVTSGLADPAKLVLSGGSWGGYLTLLGLGTQPDVWAVGLAAVPVADYVTAYEDEMEALKALDRTLLGGSPEEVPERFAASSPLTYVDRVKAPVHIVAGVNDPRCPIRQIDNYVDRLAARGAVHEVYRYDAGHGSLVVEERIKQLRLDLDFAARHLGTPGSAK encoded by the coding sequence ATGACCGAGAGCACCCAGAGCACCGACGCCACCGACAGCAGCACGAGCAACAAGGACTTCGCCGAGGCCCCGGCCTGGGAGCAGCGGTTCCGCGCGCCGCGGGTCTCCCTGCCGGAGTGGGCGGAGGACGCCCCGGACCGCTCACTGTTCGTGTCGAACGCGACGGGGACCTTCGAGCTGTACGCGTGGGACCGGGCGACCGGCGGGCAGCGGCAGGTCACCGACCGGCCGAACGGGACGACGGACGGCACGCTGAGCCCGGACGGCACCGCGATCTGGTGGTTCGCGGACTCCGACGGCGACGAGTTCGGCGTGTGGATGCGCCAGCCCTTCGAGGGCGGCGCGGACGAGCCGGCCGTGCCGGGACTCGACGCCTCCTACTCCGCCGGGCTCGCCCTCGGCCGGGACGGCACGGTCGTGGTGGGCCGGTCCACGGACGAGGACGGCTCGACCGTGCACCTGCTGCGGCCGGGCGCCGAGGCGCCGGTGGAGATCTACCGGCACCGCGAGTCGGCCGGTGTCGGCGACCTGTCCCGGGACGGCTCCCTGATCGCGATCGAGCACACCGAGCACGGCGACGCGATGCACTCGGCGATCCGCGTCGTACGTGCGGACAGCGTCTCGGACGGCACCTCGGGCGGTGACTCGGGCGGTGACTCGGGCGGTGACTCGGGCGGCGTCCCGGTAGTGGCCGAGCTCGACGACACCAAGGGCGGTACGGAGGAGCTGGGCCTGAGCGTCCTCGGCTTCGCGCCGCGGGCCGGGGACACCCGGCTGCTGGTCGGGCACCAGCGGCGCGGCCGCTGGGAGCCGATGCTGTGGGACGTGGCCACGGGCACGGAGACCGATCTGCGGCTCGACCTGCCCGGCGACGTGTCGGCGGAGTGGTACCCGGACGGCTCCGGCCTGCTGATCGAGCACGGCTACGAGGCCCGGACCGAGCTGTGGCGGTACGACATCGCCACCGGCGCCCTGGTCCGGGTGGAGACCCCGGCCGGCACGGTCTCGGACGCGACGGCGCGCCCGGACGGCACGGTGGAGTACCTGTGGTCGTCGGCCGCGGTGCCGCCGGTGGTGCGGTCCACGGACGGCTCCGTCGTGCTCGACCCGCCCGGCCCGAAGGCGCCGGCCTCGATCGCCGTGGAGGACGTGTGGGTGGACGGCCCCGGCGGCCGGGTGCACGCGCTGGTGCAGCGCCCGGCGGCGGGCGAGGGCCCGTTCCCGACGGTGTTCGAGGTGCACGGCGGCCCGACCTGGCACGACAGCGACGCCTTCGCGTCCGCCCCGGCGGCCTGGCTCGACCACGGGTACGCGGTGGTGCGGGTCAACTACCGCGGCTCCACCGGCTACGGCCGGGAGTGGACGGACGCGCTCAAGCACCGCGTCGGCCTGATCGAGCTGGAGGACATCGCGGCGGTCCGCGAATGGGCGGTCACGAGCGGCCTGGCCGACCCGGCGAAGCTGGTCCTGTCGGGCGGCTCCTGGGGCGGCTACCTCACCCTGCTCGGCCTCGGCACCCAGCCGGACGTCTGGGCTGTGGGCCTCGCGGCCGTGCCCGTCGCCGACTACGTGACGGCGTACGAGGACGAGATGGAGGCCCTGAAGGCGCTGGACCGCACGCTGCTCGGCGGCTCGCCCGAGGAGGTCCCGGAGCGGTTCGCGGCCTCGTCGCCGCTGACGTACGTGGACCGGGTCAAGGCCCCGGTGCACATCGTGGCCGGCGTCAACGACCCGCGCTGCCCGATCCGCCAGATCGACAACTACGTCGACCGGCTGGCCGCCCGCGGCGCGGTGCACGAGGTGTACCGGTACGACGCGGGGCACGGCTCGCTGGTGGTCGAGGAGCGGATCAAGCAGCTGCGCCTGGACCTCGACTTCGCGGCCCGGCACCTGGGGACGCCGGGCTCCGCGAAGTAG
- a CDS encoding methyltransferase type 11 (Methyltransferase domain; pfam13847;~Methyltransferase type 11 [Streptomyces fulvissimus DSM40593];~S-adenosylmethionine binding site [chemical binding];~S-adenosylmethionine-dependent methyltransferases (SAM or AdoMet-MTase), class I; AdoMet-MTases are enzymes that use S-adenosyl-L-methionine (SAM or AdoMet) as a substrate for methyltransfer, creating the product S-adenosyl-L-homocysteine (AdoHcy); cd02440;~UniProt-pubmed:20624727; UniProt-pubmed:17965706; UniProt-pubmed:15466710; UniProt-pubmed:21463507; UniProt-pubmed:18375553; UniProt-pubmed:21059706; UniProt-pubmed:20581206; UniProt-pubmed:17151343;~identified by MetaGeneAnnotator; putative), whose amino-acid sequence MWDERVPIHAASDYYGLDRFRAGEDPLRAFEREEVGDVTGRSLLHLQCHFGLDTLSWARHGAAHVVGLDFSEPAVETARALAADLGLTPDRAAFVAADVYVAAEAVPDSSYDIVYTGGGALCWMPDLDRWAETVAALVAPGGFLYVAEFHPFADSFDDETGTRLVHDYFVRDPWVDTTSTGTYADRDAATVHNRSVEWVHPVGAVVTAIARAGLRIEFLHEHDMTLHARYENLQRQDDGSYRFPAGHPRIPLMYSIKATKPAS is encoded by the coding sequence ATGTGGGATGAGCGGGTGCCGATCCACGCCGCCAGCGACTACTACGGCCTCGACCGCTTCCGGGCCGGCGAGGACCCGCTGCGCGCCTTCGAACGGGAGGAGGTCGGCGACGTCACCGGCCGTTCCCTCCTGCACCTCCAGTGCCACTTCGGCCTCGACACCCTCTCCTGGGCCCGGCACGGCGCCGCGCACGTCGTCGGCCTCGACTTCTCCGAACCGGCCGTCGAGACCGCCCGCGCCCTCGCCGCCGACCTCGGGCTGACCCCGGACCGGGCCGCGTTCGTCGCCGCCGACGTGTACGTCGCCGCCGAGGCCGTGCCGGACTCCTCGTACGACATCGTCTACACCGGCGGCGGCGCGCTGTGCTGGATGCCGGACCTCGACCGCTGGGCGGAGACGGTCGCCGCCCTGGTCGCCCCCGGCGGCTTCCTCTACGTCGCCGAGTTCCATCCGTTCGCCGACTCCTTCGACGACGAGACCGGGACCCGGCTCGTCCACGACTACTTCGTGCGCGACCCGTGGGTGGACACCACCTCCACCGGGACGTACGCGGACCGGGACGCCGCCACCGTCCACAACCGCAGCGTGGAGTGGGTGCACCCGGTCGGCGCGGTCGTCACGGCCATCGCCCGGGCCGGACTGCGCATCGAGTTCCTGCACGAGCACGACATGACGCTGCACGCGCGCTACGAGAACCTCCAGCGGCAGGACGACGGCTCGTACCGCTTCCCGGCCGGGCACCCCCGGATCCCGCTGATGTACTCGATCAAGGCGACCAAGCCCGCGTCGTAG